Proteins co-encoded in one Sulfurimonas sp. HSL1-2 genomic window:
- a CDS encoding M3 family metallopeptidase → MSKAPFLPFEVNLETFIDDLKRTLDDGRAQIQALLAIEAKTYANFVKPFEMLDERLDHFFTPMSHLHAVNNSDETQEVYTAALPLLTEYGTEVGQNLDIYTAFKSIKASEYDLLTPEQQRVIDLNIQGFELSGAHLDEASKKRLAEISLRRSELSNRFSQNLLDATNAFEYIITDPADVEGMPKSDIESAAFETEEGKTAWKFTLQMPSYIAYMTYGPNREIREALYKGYTTRAPENAEIIEETLALRKEAARLIGFETYAERSLATKMAKDPDTVLAFLNELADASMAQGQRELAELREFAGAQELQSYDSAFYGEQLKKARYDIDEEEYRPYFEQNSVVEGLFEFLHRLFGVSIRPAEDVALWHDTATAHDLYVDDQLRARLYLDLEARPSKRGGAWMHNWQSHCLDEHGQEQLASAFIVCNFPPSSATTPSLLRHDDVVTLFHETGHAIHHLLSTVNENGVSGVNGVEWDAVEFPSQFLENFAYEPQVLKLFAKHHESGEVISDLMIDKLVRAKNFQSAMGMLRQLEFAIFDFTLHMEETPDVQAVLDAVRERTALLTPPSYNKFQNGFSHIFAGGYAAGYYSYKWAEVLSADAFFAIVDQGVFDTALGRSYLDIVLGRGGSESMRVLFYKLMDREPETQSLLRLSGIEA, encoded by the coding sequence ATGAGCAAAGCACCTTTTCTACCCTTTGAAGTCAACCTCGAGACGTTTATCGACGATCTCAAGCGCACCCTGGACGACGGACGTGCCCAGATCCAGGCCCTCCTTGCCATCGAAGCGAAGACCTATGCCAACTTTGTCAAACCCTTCGAGATGCTTGACGAACGGCTCGACCACTTCTTTACGCCGATGTCGCACCTGCACGCCGTCAACAACAGCGACGAGACCCAGGAGGTCTACACCGCGGCCCTCCCCCTGCTCACCGAGTACGGCACCGAAGTCGGGCAGAACCTCGATATCTATACGGCGTTCAAAAGCATCAAGGCCTCCGAGTATGACCTCCTCACCCCCGAACAGCAGCGCGTCATCGATCTCAACATCCAGGGGTTCGAACTGAGCGGCGCCCACCTCGACGAAGCCAGCAAAAAGCGCCTCGCGGAGATCAGCCTCCGCCGCAGCGAGCTTTCGAACCGTTTCTCCCAGAACCTCCTGGACGCGACGAACGCCTTCGAGTACATCATCACCGATCCCGCGGACGTGGAGGGGATGCCCAAAAGCGACATCGAGAGCGCGGCGTTTGAAACCGAAGAGGGAAAAACCGCCTGGAAGTTCACCCTGCAGATGCCCTCGTACATCGCCTACATGACCTACGGCCCCAACCGCGAGATCCGCGAAGCGCTCTACAAGGGCTACACGACCCGCGCCCCCGAGAATGCCGAGATCATCGAAGAGACCCTCGCCCTGCGCAAAGAGGCGGCACGCCTGATCGGCTTCGAGACCTACGCCGAACGCTCCCTCGCCACGAAGATGGCCAAAGACCCCGACACCGTACTGGCCTTCCTCAACGAACTGGCCGACGCCTCCATGGCCCAGGGACAGCGCGAACTGGCCGAACTGCGGGAGTTTGCGGGTGCGCAGGAGCTGCAGAGCTATGACAGCGCCTTCTACGGCGAGCAGCTCAAAAAAGCGCGCTACGACATCGACGAAGAGGAGTACCGCCCCTACTTCGAGCAGAACTCCGTCGTCGAGGGGCTTTTCGAGTTCCTGCACCGCCTCTTCGGCGTCAGCATCCGCCCCGCCGAGGACGTCGCGCTCTGGCACGACACGGCGACGGCCCACGACCTCTACGTCGACGACCAGCTGCGCGCCCGTCTCTACCTCGACCTCGAAGCGCGCCCGAGCAAACGCGGCGGAGCCTGGATGCACAACTGGCAGAGCCACTGCCTCGACGAACACGGGCAGGAGCAGCTGGCAAGCGCCTTTATCGTCTGTAACTTCCCGCCTTCAAGCGCTACGACTCCTTCCCTGCTACGCCACGACGACGTCGTCACCCTCTTCCATGAAACGGGCCACGCCATCCACCACCTGCTCAGTACCGTCAACGAAAACGGGGTCAGCGGGGTCAACGGGGTCGAATGGGACGCCGTGGAGTTCCCGTCGCAGTTCCTGGAGAATTTCGCCTACGAGCCGCAGGTACTGAAGCTCTTCGCCAAACACCATGAGAGCGGCGAAGTCATCAGTGACCTTATGATCGACAAACTGGTCCGCGCCAAGAACTTCCAGTCGGCAATGGGTATGCTCCGCCAGCTCGAATTCGCCATTTTCGACTTCACCCTCCACATGGAGGAGACACCGGACGTCCAGGCGGTCCTCGACGCCGTGCGCGAACGGACCGCCCTGCTGACGCCCCCGTCGTACAACAAGTTCCAAAACGGCTTTTCGCACATCTTCGCCGGCGGGTATGCGGCAGGCTACTACAGCTACAAATGGGCCGAGGTCCTCAGCGCCGACGCCTTCTTCGCCATCGTCGACCAGGGGGTCTTCGATACCGCCCTGGGCCGCAGCTACCTTGACATCGTTCTGGGGCGCGGCGGCTCGGAGAGCATGCGCGTCCTCTTCTACAAGCTGATGGACCGCGAACCCGAAACGCAGAGCCTGCTGCGCCTGAGCGGCATTGAGGCGTGA
- a CDS encoding YceI family protein gives MMKKIALSVLVAAAVAMADCSYVQEGDVSVNWTAFKTPMKAGVNGTFRSVVYKGADKAASLTELLKGAKVMIQTNNVESGNAGRDAKLVQFFFNQMDGQMLEAQVLAVDEAAKIVLVEVIMNGKGLNVPMAYTLEKGVFSAKGVIDLGDFKALDALASINRACYDLHAGKTWQDVNIGFVMKVEESCTK, from the coding sequence ATGATGAAAAAGATTGCATTATCGGTTCTTGTTGCCGCCGCCGTCGCCATGGCAGACTGCAGCTATGTGCAAGAGGGCGACGTCAGCGTCAACTGGACGGCGTTCAAAACACCGATGAAGGCAGGGGTCAACGGGACATTCCGCTCCGTCGTCTACAAAGGGGCGGACAAAGCGGCGTCGCTGACGGAACTGCTCAAGGGTGCCAAGGTGATGATCCAGACGAACAACGTCGAGTCGGGCAATGCCGGGCGCGACGCGAAGCTGGTGCAGTTCTTCTTCAACCAGATGGACGGCCAGATGCTTGAAGCGCAGGTCCTCGCCGTGGACGAAGCGGCCAAGATCGTGCTGGTCGAGGTGATCATGAACGGCAAAGGGCTCAACGTCCCGATGGCCTATACCCTTGAGAAAGGTGTTTTCAGCGCAAAGGGCGTGATCGACCTCGGTGACTTCAAAGCCCTTGATGCGCTTGCGTCCATCAACCGCGCCTGCTATGATCTGCATGCCGGCAAAACCTGGCAGGATGTCAACATCGGCTTTGTCATGAAGGTCGAGGAGAGCTGTACGAAATGA